Below is a window of Calditrichota bacterium DNA.
ATCTGGTGAAAACCCTGGAGCACAACAGCCCCATTTTCGACGGCTCGGAGGCCTGGGACCTTACCACCAAAGACGGCCTGGACGTGGCCTACGGCGTGTACATCTACCACGTGGACGCCGGAAAACTGGGAGAAAAGATTGGGAAACTGGCTCTCATAAAATAAACTCGAAATACGAATTTCAAAATACGAAACAAATTAAAATAGCAAAAATCAAAATGCAAAGCGATAAGTCAAAATTCAAAAAGGATTTTAAGAACAGGCTGTATCATTTTGTCCTAAAATTGATTGATTTTCTGGATCATTTGCCGAAAGACAATATTTCCAATAGATTAGGTGATCAACTGCTTCGAAGTGGAACGAGTATTTTGGCTAATTATGTGGAAGGACAAGCTGCAAGCAGTAAAAAGGATTTTACCAATTACTTTAACATTTCCTTAAAATCCGCTAACGAGAGCAAATTGTGGGTCGCTCTTCTGAGAGATAGTAAACGAGCCACTTCAGATGAGGCCAATTGGTTTTTAAGTGAACTCGATGAAATTTCTAAAATTTTTGCTTCGAGCATTTTAACTCTGCGTGGCAAACGGTAATTCTACATTTTGATTTGTATTTTTGATTTTTGATTTTTGATTTTTTATTTATTGGAGGATGTGTTGATGAAAAAACGACTCTTATTAATCCTTTTTTTCGCTTTTTTTACCACAACGGCTCAATTTTTACCACAACGGCTCAATCCCAGTTTGTTCGCAATGTGTCCAAAGTGGGTACAACGGCTGCCTCGTTCCTGGAAATTGAAGTCGGGGCACGCGCGTTGAGTATGGGAAGTGCATTTGTGGGTGTGGCCGACGACATCACGGCCATGTACTGGAATCCCGCCGGGCTGGCCAGACTGAACACGAATCAGGCCATTTTTGATCACTCCAACTGGCTGGCAGGTGTTTCATTCGATTACGCGGGTGTGGCCATTCAGATGGGCAACGCGGGGGCACTGGGTCTCAGCATCACGGCGTTGAATATGGGCGAAATGAACGTGCGTACTGTATTCTACCCGGAGGGTACGGGGGAGCGGTTCGACGCTTCCGATTTTTCCCTCGGCGCCACCTACGCCCGCAATCTCACTGACCGGTTTTCCATCGGATTTTCCGGAAAGTACATCCACCAGAAAATCTGGCACATGAATGCCGCCAGCATTGCTTTTGACATCGGGACCCTTTTCACCACTCAGTTTCACGGAATGAAACTGGGCATGAGTATCACCAATTTTGGCCCCAAAATGCGTTTGGAAGGCAAAGACACCCAGGTGAAACACGACATCGACCCCGTTAAATACGGCAACAACAGCAAAATAAACGCCCATCTCGATACGGATAAATGGTCGCTGCCACTGCTTTTCCGCGTGGGGGTTTCCATGGACGTCCTTAAAACATCCCTGCAATCTCTAACCCTGGCACTGGATGCCAATCACCCCAACGACAACACAGAATATTTGAATGCCGGATTTGAGTACGGCCTTTTTCAAAAATTTTACCTGCGCGCGGGCTACCCGGCGCTTTTCATGAAAGATTCCGAGCAAGGATTTTCCGCCGGTGCGGGCCTGAACACCCTTTTGTTCCGCAATTTCCGAATCAAATTAGACTACGCCTACGCCAACTTTGGCGTACTCACGAATGTGCAGCGGTTTTCAGTAAGTGTGGTGTTTTAAAAAATGCAGAAGTACAAACTCCCCGACACCTTTTTGACGTGCCGGGGAGTTGCGTAAAATATACATTTAGAGAGATGCGCTATTTCATCAATGGCATTTTTCTTACTACATTCAATTCCCCATCAAATTTAAATTCCAAAAAGTAGATTCCGGACGGAGCCGTTATCCCGTCCTCATTCTTTCCATTCCATTCAATTTGATAAAAACCCGGTTTTTATTCAATTTCTTCTTGCATTGAGGAAAATACTTTCTATATTATGGAAAAAAAGGGCATAAACGTCCGATAATGAATGGGGGGAGTTATTTTTTTCCCGCATCTCAGAATTTCGACTCAACAAAACCAGCATTTCCTTAGAAAACCCGTTCAATTTTTTTACTAATTGTTGGGGAACTCAAAATGAAAACAGATCTGAAGCATCTGGGCAATTCCTTGTTTTTGCAGCATTTGTTTGTTTTTTTCTTCCTTGCAACTCTTTCTGCGCTGGCCACCTTTTTGGTGTTGACGATTTTCCACATCCCTCTGTCTCACCACACCA
It encodes the following:
- a CDS encoding PorV/PorQ family protein, with protein sequence MSKVGTTAASFLEIEVGARALSMGSAFVGVADDITAMYWNPAGLARLNTNQAIFDHSNWLAGVSFDYAGVAIQMGNAGALGLSITALNMGEMNVRTVFYPEGTGERFDASDFSLGATYARNLTDRFSIGFSGKYIHQKIWHMNAASIAFDIGTLFTTQFHGMKLGMSITNFGPKMRLEGKDTQVKHDIDPVKYGNNSKINAHLDTDKWSLPLLFRVGVSMDVLKTSLQSLTLALDANHPNDNTEYLNAGFEYGLFQKFYLRAGYPALFMKDSEQGFSAGAGLNTLLFRNFRIKLDYAYANFGVLTNVQRFSVSVVF
- a CDS encoding four helix bundle protein, with the translated sequence MQSDKSKFKKDFKNRLYHFVLKLIDFLDHLPKDNISNRLGDQLLRSGTSILANYVEGQAASSKKDFTNYFNISLKSANESKLWVALLRDSKRATSDEANWFLSELDEISKIFASSILTLRGKR